One region of Bactrocera neohumeralis isolate Rockhampton chromosome 5, APGP_CSIRO_Bneo_wtdbg2-racon-allhic-juicebox.fasta_v2, whole genome shotgun sequence genomic DNA includes:
- the LOC126759140 gene encoding 39S ribosomal protein L33, mitochondrial has product MRLTEVLFKKVKSKRIMVLMESVVSGHQFNMFRDRLADKLELLRFDPYIQKECIYRERKRIRSA; this is encoded by the exons ATGCGTCTAACTGAGGTATTattcaaaaaagtgaaaagcaa ACGCATCATGGTGCTAATGGAGAGCGTGGTTAGTGGTCATCAGTTCAATATGTTCCGTGATCGTTTAGCAGACAAACTGGAATTGTTGCGTTTCGATCCATATA TACAAAAGGAGTGCATCTACCGCGAACGCAAGAGGATACGCAGCGCTTAG
- the LOC126759139 gene encoding non-homologous end joining protein Ku-like: MPVSTCSGGSCTISRPKKSTTTKSKPKSTTTSAKKTTAKKTTAKKSTTKPKTTTTKAKSTASKTKKSTTTTRKSTTGAKSKTAARKKTTTRRRDDSYYSCSSGGCY; this comes from the exons ATGCCCGTATCCACATGTTCAGGGGGCTCGTGCACAATttcgagaccaaaaaaatctaCAACAACTAAGTCTAAACCAAAATCGACAACCACAAGCGCCAAGAAGACTACCGCTAAAAAGACTACGGCCAAGAAATCGACAACCAAACCTAAGACCACCACAACAAAGGCCAAATCAACAGCTAGTAAGACGAAGAAATCGACAACAACGACAAGGAAGTCAACAACTGGTGCAAAATCGAAAACAGCAGCGCGGAAAAAGACAACGACACGCCGACGGGACGACAGTTATT ATAGCTGTAGTTCCGGTGGTTGTTACTAA
- the LOC126757979 gene encoding farnesol dehydrogenase-like: MERWVDKVAVVTGASSGIGWAIVQDLLKSGMIVIGLARRLQQMEDLKEGLDASIRERFYPRSCDMTVLPSVKSNFHWVEQRFHRLHVLVNNAGMVEMTKVLEEGNEAILQRVIDVNVMGTVNCTKQAYRLMQATMAQGEACHIITVNSLLGHTVPLHIPECGLNLYPVAKHALCTLDEVLRRELFPHKLMRLSTISPGLTRTDFGGAPTEDEKKKWEEMIEPDEILLPEDVARGVNFILASPPHVTIANLLMVPAREKY, translated from the exons atggaacgCTGGGTGGACAAGGTCGCTGTAGTGACAGGCGCGAGCTCAGGCATCGGTTGGGCCATCGTGCAGGATCTACTGAAATCGGGTATGATCGTAATTGGCTTGGCGCGGCGCCTACAGCAAATGGAGGACCTCAAAGAGGGGCTGGATGCCAGCATACGCGAGCGCTTCTATCCGCGCTCCTGCGATATGACCGTGCTGCCGTCGGTGAAGAGCAACTTCCACTGGGTCGAACAGCGTTTCCATCGGTTGCATGTGCTCGTCAACAATGCGGGCATGGTGGAGATGACCAAAGTGCTGGAGGAGGGCAACGAGGCCATACTGCAGCGTGTGATTGATGTGAATGTCATGGGTACGGTGAATTGCACCAAGCAGGCGTATCGACTGATGCAGGCCACCATGGCGCAGGGTGAGGCGTGTCATATAATAACGGTGAATAGCCTGTTGGGGCATACGGTGCCGCTGCATATACCCGAATGTGGGCTGAACTTGTATCCGGTGGCGAAGCATGCGCTGTGCACGCTCGACGAGGTTTTGCGGCGTGAGCTCTTTCCACACAAGCTGATGCGTTTGTCG ACCATTAGTCCCGGCCTGACGCGCACTGACTTTGGCGGCGCGCCGACTGAGGATGAGAAGAAGAAATGGGAGGAGATGATTGAACCAGACGAAATTTTATTGCCTGAGGATGTGGCGCGTGGTGTGAATTTCATACTCGCCTCGCCGCCTCATGTGACTATAGCTAATCTGTTGATGGTGCCGGCGCGTGAGAAATATTGA
- the LOC126758548 gene encoding bifunctional lysine-specific demethylase and histidyl-hydroxylase NO66, protein MSEPISAFAAYRSALSKNGNTSKKGKNKQTAGASNKTGANKKNEAKNKSLQKNKSEKTTKSQNTANPNIAAKEKVVAPAKAKEVVNNKLAPKVEPSKNKAANKKATAKTEPPAKQKQKVQPAVTNGKADSNGINENEIDNLVDQLLGDSPSKPKKLTKAQQKKKQELEDYLVKQLERDDEAAGEEEYDSETGSEEDYSSGSDEFSDEYTINSYSDEEEEECEEEETGVSGDDCSSESDVDKQPIATSTKNNVPQKRKSNAAATTAATEPKKTRQAEKPVDKRKSMPTAITTTADKATKATEKRRHSVAESEASTSAKVAVKTVDAKAVKMEPLSPPNNIVKMNSIQEGEKVFGWLLSPLNLKEFFSKYWEAGACLVKRKGSNYYTKLMSFEAIDQMLINNHVEFTKNIDITSYKNGVRETLNPVGRAMPPVVWDHYGQGCSVRLLNPHTFLPELFKLNTTLQEYFHCLVGANAYLTPPNSQGFAPHYDDIEAFVLQIEGRKRWRLYKPRTQAEQLPRFSSKNFSQEEIGQPIFDEVLEPGDLLYFPRGTIHQATTEPGYHSLHITLSVYQKQSYADLFERMIPLVLQRAIESNLDMRRGLPLHTFQHAGIAYSDNDTKERADLLRKVTKLMGQCLHSAQLGEMMDAAVDQLAKKYQHEALPPHVLPGERARTIFGSRSTTNEQGECLCDYEIDERTNVRLLRANIMRLVQEEDKVRIYYYVDNSKEYCEYEPNFIEIEPEEAASVEVLIRSYPQYVGVSQLPLEDDERKVQMVTALWERGLLMTEKPFK, encoded by the exons ATGTCGGAACCGATTTCTGCATTTGCGGCTTATCGTTCTGCACTTTCAAAGAATGGTAATACGTCCAAAAAAGGTAAAAACAAGCAAACCGCTGGTGCCAGCAATAAAACCGGTGCGAACAAAAAGAATGAGGCAAAAAATAAGTCCTTACAAAAGAATAAATcagagaaaacaacaaaaagtcaaaACACCGCAAACCCGAACATTGCGGCTAAAGAAAAGGTGGTAGCTCCAGCCAAGGCTAAGGAGGTTGTTAACAACAAACTTGCACCAAAAGTTGAGCCTTCGAAAAACAAAGCAGCCAATAAGAAAGCAACAGCCAAAACTGAGCCGCCtgcgaaacaaaaacaaaaagtgcagCCTGCAGTTACCAACGGTAAAGCAGACTCCAACGgcattaatgaaaatgaaattgacaACTTGGTGGACCAATTGCTAGGAGATTCACCCTCCAAACCAAAAAAGCTAACGAAAGCACAGCAAAAAAAGAAGCAAGAATTGGAGGACTACCTGGTAAAGCAGTTGGAGAGGGACGATGAAGCGGCGGGTGAGGAAGAATATGATTCTGAAACTGGTAGCGAGGAAGATTACAGCAGCGGTTCGGATGAATTCTCTGACGAGTACACCATAAACAGCTATAGCGATGAGGAAGAAGAGGAATGTGAAGAAGAGGAAACTGGTGTCAGCGGTGATGATTGCTCTAGTGAAAGTGATGTTGATAAGCAGCCCATTGCCACATCTACTAAAAACAACGTGCCACAAAAACGTAAAAGCAATGCGGCAGCCACTACTGCTGCTACTGAACCAAAGAAGACGCGTCAAGCAGAAAAACCAGTTGATAAACGTAAATCAATGCCAactgctataacaacaacagctgacAAAGCTACAAAGGCAACAGAGAAGCGTAGGCATTCAGTAGCCGAAAGTGAAGCCTCCACAAGCGCCAAAGTTGCTGTAAAGACCGTAGATGCAAAAGCTGTAAAAATGGAACCCCTATCTCCTCCAAACAACATCGTCAAAATGAATAGCATACAAGAGGGTGAGAAGGTATTCGGCTGGCTGCTTAGTCCACTAAACCTTAAAGAATTCTTCAGCAAGTATTGGGAAGCTGGCGCTTGCTTAGTCAAACGCAAGGGCTCTAATTACTACACGAAACTAATGTCGTTCGAAGCTATTGATCAAATGTTAATCAATAATCATGTggagtttacaaaaaatatcgatatcaCTTCTTATAAAAATG GTGTACGTGAGACGCTCAATCCCGTTGGACGTGCCATGCCGCCTGTCGTATGGGATCACTATGGGCAAGGCTGCAGTGTGCGCCTACTTAATCCGCACACCTTCTTACCGGAGCTTTTTAAGCTAAACACAACCTTGCAGGAGTACTTCCACTGTCTTGTGGGTGCCAATGCCTACCTCACGCCACCCAACAGTCAAGGTTTCGCACCGCATTACGATGATATAGAGGCTTTTGTGTTGCAAATTGAGGGCCGCAAACGTTGGCGTCTCTACAAGCCACGCACACAGGCAGAGCAGCTGCCACGCTTCTCATCGAAAAATTTCTCGCAAGAAGAAATCGGCCAACCCATATTCGATGAG GTGCTTGAACCAGGCGATCTGCTATACTTCCCACGCGGCACCATACATCAAGCCACCACCGAACCCGGCTACCACTCGCTGCACATCACTTTGAGCGTATATCAGAAGCAATCGTACGCCGATCTCTTTGAACGCATGATACCTTTGGTGCTGCAGCGCGCCATCGAAAGCAATCTCGATATGCGTCGCGGCCTGCCCTTACACACCTTCCAGCATGCTGGTATTGCCTACAGCGACAATGACACCAAAGAGCGTGCCGATCTGCTGCGCAAAGTAACCAAGCTGATGGGTCAGTGTTTGCATAGTGCGCAACTGGGCGAGATGATGGACGCCGCTGTGGATCAGCTGGCTAAGAAATATCAGCATGAAGCGCTGCCACCGCATGTGTTGCCGGGCGAACGCGCACGCACTATTTTCGGTTCGCGCAGCACCACCAATGAGCAAGGCGAATGCTTGTGTGACTATGAAATCGATGAGCGCACCAATGTGCGTCTGCTGCGCGCCAATATCATGCGGCTGGTGCAGGAGGAGGATAAAGTGCGCATCTACTACTATGTGGATAACTCCAAGGAGTACTGTGAATATGAGcccaatttcattgaaatcgagCCGGAGGAGGCGGCCAGCGTGGAGGTGCTAATACGTTCATATCCACAGTATGTGGGCGTGTCGCAGCTGCCGCTGGAAGATGATGAGCGCAAGGTGCAGATGGTGACGGCGCTGTGGGAACGTGGTTTGCTGATGACCGAGAAGCCTTTCAAATGA
- the LOC126759360 gene encoding clumping factor A-like yields MPVPKLAKSKKHVATAKEIKEEQVDSLVQELLSGNKKLTKAQQHKKRELEAYLVQKLQQYDEESEDTESTESSGTEDSESDSESESSCDCEDCSGSDSENDSATDSSDESESDSDADSDSDSESGSSDDDTGSSSDDSCSDSDSECNCSKRSDQFTDEYTINSYSDESDYS; encoded by the coding sequence ATGCCTGTACCAAAATTAGCTAAATCCAAAAAACATGTTGCAACCGCTAAGGAAATCAAGGAGGAGCAAGTCGATTCCTTAGTGCAAGAGCTGCTGAGCGGCAACAAAAAACTAACCAAggcacaacaacacaaaaaacgtGAGTTGGAAGCTTATTTGGTGCAGAAGCTGCAGCAATACGATGAAGAGAGCGAAGACACAGAAAGCACTGAATCATCAGGCACTGAAGATTCTGAATCTGATAGCGAATCGGAAAGCAGTTGCGATTGCGAGGACTGCTCTGGATCTGACAGTGAGAATGATAGCGCAACAGATAGCTCAGACGAGTCGGAATCTGACAGCGACGCGGACTCTGACTCGGACTCTGAATCTGGTAGTTCTGATGATGATACAGGATCCAGCAGTGATGATAGTTGCAGCGATTCGGATAGCGAGTGTAATTGTAGCAAGCGCTCCGATCAGTTCACTGATGAATATACCATAAACAGCTATAGTGATGAATCTGATTATTCCTAA